The following proteins are co-located in the Anas platyrhynchos isolate ZD024472 breed Pekin duck chromosome 1, IASCAAS_PekinDuck_T2T, whole genome shotgun sequence genome:
- the IFT27 gene encoding intraflagellar transport protein 27 homolog isoform X3 has product MFRSDGAHFQKNYTLTTGIELLVKAVSVPETSDSVEFFIFDSAGKDLFSEMLEKLWEQPNVLCLVYDVTNEQSFNNCAKWLEKLRAQAVGMHIPGVLVGNKTDLVGRRVVEQKQAQEWADKHGLEYCEMSVKEMRNFEAPFHILAKSFHQLYKEKVETFRSLA; this is encoded by the exons ATGTTCCGCAGTGATGGGGCTCATTTTCAGAAGAACTACACACTG ACAACGGGCATTGAACTGTTGGTGAAGGCTGTATCCGTTCCAGAGACAAGTGATAGTGTG gAATTCTTCATTTTTGACTCTGCAGGAAAAGATCTATTTTCTGAGATGCTGGAGAAACTG TGGGAGCAACCAAACGTCCTGTGCCTTGTGTATGATGTCACTAATGAGCAATCTTTCAACAACTGTGCCAAGTGGCTGGAGAAGCTGAGGGCTCAAGCAGTTGGAATGCACATCCCAG gTGTCTTAGTGGGGAATAAAACAGATCTGGTTGGTCGTCGAGTTGTGGAGCAGAAACAAGCACAGGAGTGGGCTGACAAGCATGGCCTGGAATACTGTGAGATGTCAGTG aagGAGATGAGAAATTTTGAGGCCCCTTTCCACATCCTGGCAAAGTCATTCCACCAACTGTACAAAGAGAAAGTGGAAACCTTTCGCTCACTAGCTTGA
- the IFT27 gene encoding intraflagellar transport protein 27 homolog isoform X1, which translates to MSNRHNLEGTRECAYSGRSENIRGDPAVGKSALAQMFRSDGAHFQKNYTLTTGIELLVKAVSVPETSDSVEFFIFDSAGKDLFSEMLEKLWEQPNVLCLVYDVTNEQSFNNCAKWLEKLRAQAVGMHIPGVLVGNKTDLVGRRVVEQKQAQEWADKHGLEYCEMSVKEMRNFEAPFHILAKSFHQLYKEKVETFRSLA; encoded by the exons ATGAGTAACCGCCACAACCTGGAGGGAACAAGAGAATGCGCTTACAGTGGTAGAAGTGAAAACATCAGAG gtgatCCAGCTGTGGGGAAGAGTGCTTTGGCCCAGATGTTCCGCAGTGATGGGGCTCATTTTCAGAAGAACTACACACTG ACAACGGGCATTGAACTGTTGGTGAAGGCTGTATCCGTTCCAGAGACAAGTGATAGTGTG gAATTCTTCATTTTTGACTCTGCAGGAAAAGATCTATTTTCTGAGATGCTGGAGAAACTG TGGGAGCAACCAAACGTCCTGTGCCTTGTGTATGATGTCACTAATGAGCAATCTTTCAACAACTGTGCCAAGTGGCTGGAGAAGCTGAGGGCTCAAGCAGTTGGAATGCACATCCCAG gTGTCTTAGTGGGGAATAAAACAGATCTGGTTGGTCGTCGAGTTGTGGAGCAGAAACAAGCACAGGAGTGGGCTGACAAGCATGGCCTGGAATACTGTGAGATGTCAGTG aagGAGATGAGAAATTTTGAGGCCCCTTTCCACATCCTGGCAAAGTCATTCCACCAACTGTACAAAGAGAAAGTGGAAACCTTTCGCTCACTAGCTTGA
- the PVALB gene encoding parvalbumin alpha isoform X1 — protein MSRNDEKSTFLIFSHLLPCSNSCRMAMTDVLSAEDIKKAVGAFSAAESFNYKKFFEMVGLKKKSPEDVKKVFHILDKDRSGFIEEEELKFVLKGFTPDGRDLSDKETKALLAAGDKDGDGKIGADEFATLVAES, from the exons ATGAGCAGAAATGATGAGAAAAGcacttttttaatcttttcgCACTTGCTTCCCTGTTCAAACAGTTGCAGGATGGCTATGACTGACGTGCTCAGCGCTGAGGATATCAAGAAGGCTGTGGGAGCCTTTTCAG CAGCTGAATCTTTTAACTACAAGAAGTTTTTCGAGATGGTAGGATTGAAAAAGAAGAGCCCAGAAGATGTGAAGAAGGTTTTCCATATTCTTGATAAGGACCGGAGTGGCTTCATTGAAGAGGAGGAATTAAA GTTTGTACTGAAGGGCTTTACCCCAGATGGCAGAGACCTATcagacaaagaaacaaaagctctTCTGGCTGCTGGAGATAAGGACGGTGATGGTAAAATTGGCGCTGATG aATTTGCAACTCTGGTGGCTGAATCATAA
- the IFT27 gene encoding intraflagellar transport protein 27 homolog isoform X2: protein MVKLGAKCLLAGDPAVGKSALAQMFRSDGAHFQKNYTLTTGIELLVKAVSVPETSDSVEFFIFDSAGKDLFSEMLEKLWEQPNVLCLVYDVTNEQSFNNCAKWLEKLRAQAVGMHIPGVLVGNKTDLVGRRVVEQKQAQEWADKHGLEYCEMSVKEMRNFEAPFHILAKSFHQLYKEKVETFRSLA from the exons atGGTGAAGCTGGGCGCCAAGTGCCTGCTGGCAG gtgatCCAGCTGTGGGGAAGAGTGCTTTGGCCCAGATGTTCCGCAGTGATGGGGCTCATTTTCAGAAGAACTACACACTG ACAACGGGCATTGAACTGTTGGTGAAGGCTGTATCCGTTCCAGAGACAAGTGATAGTGTG gAATTCTTCATTTTTGACTCTGCAGGAAAAGATCTATTTTCTGAGATGCTGGAGAAACTG TGGGAGCAACCAAACGTCCTGTGCCTTGTGTATGATGTCACTAATGAGCAATCTTTCAACAACTGTGCCAAGTGGCTGGAGAAGCTGAGGGCTCAAGCAGTTGGAATGCACATCCCAG gTGTCTTAGTGGGGAATAAAACAGATCTGGTTGGTCGTCGAGTTGTGGAGCAGAAACAAGCACAGGAGTGGGCTGACAAGCATGGCCTGGAATACTGTGAGATGTCAGTG aagGAGATGAGAAATTTTGAGGCCCCTTTCCACATCCTGGCAAAGTCATTCCACCAACTGTACAAAGAGAAAGTGGAAACCTTTCGCTCACTAGCTTGA
- the PVALB gene encoding parvalbumin alpha isoform X2, whose amino-acid sequence MAMTDVLSAEDIKKAVGAFSAAESFNYKKFFEMVGLKKKSPEDVKKVFHILDKDRSGFIEEEELKFVLKGFTPDGRDLSDKETKALLAAGDKDGDGKIGADEFATLVAES is encoded by the exons ATGGCTATGACTGACGTGCTCAGCGCTGAGGATATCAAGAAGGCTGTGGGAGCCTTTTCAG CAGCTGAATCTTTTAACTACAAGAAGTTTTTCGAGATGGTAGGATTGAAAAAGAAGAGCCCAGAAGATGTGAAGAAGGTTTTCCATATTCTTGATAAGGACCGGAGTGGCTTCATTGAAGAGGAGGAATTAAA GTTTGTACTGAAGGGCTTTACCCCAGATGGCAGAGACCTATcagacaaagaaacaaaagctctTCTGGCTGCTGGAGATAAGGACGGTGATGGTAAAATTGGCGCTGATG aATTTGCAACTCTGGTGGCTGAATCATAA